The Deltaproteobacteria bacterium genome includes a region encoding these proteins:
- a CDS encoding ornithine cyclodeaminase family protein, which produces MLFIDNDAVKQVLTMEDTLRVIEEGHKELARGELAGRPRVDVYTETRKPETFHRWGTMEGSSKSLQRFAIRLKSDVVSWPVRHGVKVEDKYCRQPGLYCGLIMLFSTDNGEPLAIINDGYLQHLRVGALYALGAKYLARQDASVVGMLGSGGMAHSHLLAFAAVRKVKRVQVFSPNREHREQYACEMAQALDAEVIACSSAEAAAKGAHILATCTNSKEPTVHARMLEPGMHLTQVSGELAADVYPKLDLCIGGGPASQVVEGAAIDDAQGFTTYLAGSAAALEKAKGKARRRARKDQDFHGRLVSLTELITGGATGRTSAQEISASSGVKVGGEDSVKGLQFVTVASLVYDRAKAAGLGREFPTEWFLQDIRD; this is translated from the coding sequence ATGCTGTTCATTGACAATGATGCGGTCAAACAAGTTCTCACCATGGAAGACACGCTGCGCGTCATCGAAGAGGGCCACAAAGAACTTGCTCGCGGCGAGCTTGCCGGCCGGCCGCGGGTCGATGTTTACACCGAGACGCGCAAACCAGAGACGTTTCATCGCTGGGGCACCATGGAAGGGTCGAGTAAAAGCTTGCAGCGTTTCGCGATTCGCTTGAAGTCCGACGTCGTCAGCTGGCCGGTCCGGCACGGCGTCAAAGTCGAAGACAAGTATTGCCGGCAGCCGGGACTTTACTGCGGCCTGATCATGTTATTCAGCACGGATAACGGTGAGCCTTTGGCGATCATCAACGACGGTTATCTGCAGCATCTCCGCGTCGGCGCGCTCTACGCTTTGGGCGCCAAATACCTTGCCCGCCAGGATGCCTCGGTCGTCGGTATGCTCGGCTCCGGCGGCATGGCGCATAGCCATCTGTTGGCGTTCGCGGCGGTGCGCAAGGTCAAGCGCGTGCAAGTTTTTAGTCCGAACCGTGAGCACCGCGAGCAATATGCCTGCGAAATGGCGCAAGCGCTCGACGCCGAGGTAATTGCTTGTAGCAGCGCCGAAGCGGCAGCCAAAGGCGCGCATATTCTCGCGACCTGCACCAATTCGAAAGAGCCGACCGTTCACGCACGCATGCTCGAGCCGGGGATGCATTTGACCCAAGTTTCGGGTGAGCTCGCTGCGGACGTGTATCCCAAGCTTGATCTCTGCATCGGCGGCGGCCCGGCGAGTCAAGTCGTCGAGGGCGCCGCCATCGACGACGCGCAGGGTTTTACGACCTATCTCGCCGGCAGCGCGGCGGCGCTTGAAAAAGCCAAGGGCAAAGCGCGCAGGCGCGCCCGCAAGGATCAGGATTTTCACGGCCGGTTGGTTTCCCTTACCGAGCTGATCACTGGCGGGGCCACTGGCAGGACCAGCGCTCAGGAAATCTCGGCGTCGAGCGGCGTAAAAGTTGGCGGCGAGGATAGCGTCAAGGGATTGCAGTTTGTCACGGTGGCCTCGCTGGTCTACGATCGCGCCAAGGCCGCAGGACTCGGCAGAGAATTTCCGACGGAGTGGTTCCTGCAAGATATTCGC
- a CDS encoding alpha/beta hydrolase, whose product MYYRRPRMETPRRVQALIVVSARSGNPAWRNSRALAAAALLLAATVLGSGCSMDRLIFHPDPVLHQTPAAAGLAFDDLFFTTEDNVRLHGWFVRHPKAMATLIWFHGNAGNISHRVENLKMLHERIPINIFIFDYRGYGQSGGSVSEAGTYKDGEAAIRFLKEKYNVGADELIIFGRSLGAAVAAEMANRFESMAVILESPFASIQEMARAILPFLPLGSLTSTRYATVEKVRGIKAPLLILHGDRDEVVPFSQGKQVFAAALVPKTFYTIAGAGHNDTYFVGGERYYQAWRQHIEAAHRRRRAASAKAAISSG is encoded by the coding sequence ATGTATTATCGACGGCCTCGAATGGAAACTCCGCGGCGAGTACAAGCACTGATTGTCGTGTCGGCGCGTTCAGGCAATCCGGCGTGGCGAAATAGTCGCGCGCTCGCGGCCGCGGCATTGCTACTGGCTGCGACCGTGCTGGGCAGCGGCTGCTCAATGGACCGGCTCATTTTTCACCCCGACCCGGTGCTGCACCAGACTCCGGCAGCGGCCGGTCTTGCGTTTGACGACCTATTTTTCACGACCGAAGACAACGTGCGGCTGCACGGCTGGTTTGTCCGCCACCCGAAGGCGATGGCGACGCTCATCTGGTTCCATGGCAACGCCGGCAACATCAGCCATCGGGTGGAAAACCTCAAAATGCTGCACGAGCGGATACCGATCAATATTTTTATTTTTGACTACCGCGGCTACGGCCAGAGCGGCGGCTCAGTGTCGGAAGCGGGTACATACAAGGACGGCGAAGCGGCGATCCGCTTTTTAAAAGAGAAATACAACGTCGGCGCCGATGAACTGATTATTTTCGGGCGTTCGTTGGGAGCCGCGGTGGCGGCGGAGATGGCCAATCGCTTCGAGAGCATGGCGGTGATCCTTGAAAGCCCGTTCGCGTCGATCCAAGAAATGGCGCGGGCGATACTGCCGTTTCTGCCCTTGGGTTCGTTGACCAGCACACGCTATGCCACGGTGGAAAAAGTACGCGGCATCAAAGCGCCGCTGCTAATTTTGCATGGCGATCGCGATGAAGTCGTGCCGTTTTCCCAGGGCAAGCAAGTCTTTGCGGCGGCGTTGGTGCCGAAAACCTTTTACACGATTGCCGGTGCCGGTCACAATGACACCTACTTTGTGGGCGGTGAGCGCTACTATCAAGCCTGGCGCCAACATATCGAAGCGGCGCACCGGCGGCGCCGGGCGGCTTCGGCAAAAGCAGCGATCTCTAGCGGCTGA
- the glgP gene encoding alpha-glucan family phosphorylase translates to MDNPDLRTIAYFSMDVAVDSAIPTYSGGLGILAGDMLRSSADLGVPLIGVSLLHRKGYFEQRLDAQGNQQESPSKWSPEKFLEELAPQVSIAIEGRDVRVRAWQYLFCGTKGSTVPLLFLDTDLDANDPHDRVLTDHLYGGDERYRLCQEVLLGIGGVAMLRALGYNRLHSFHMNEGHSALITLALLEEQAGHGRARGFSETDIQAVRRQCVFTTHTPVPAGHDRFHSELATKVLGEHRSTALRQMGVMNGELNMTELALHLSGFVNGVSMRHGQVSRGMFPNYEIDAITNGVHATAWTSKPFADLFDEMMPDWRSDNCYLRYAVGIAPAKIRQAHAQAKRDLLQQVRWLTGTQLDESIFTIGFARRATGYKRGDLLFTDLERLKGIARRAGGLQLIYAGKAHPRDDGGKAIIRRIFEAAAELANDVRVVYLENYDMALGKLICSGVDVWLNTPLRPQEASGTSGMKAALNGVPSFSVLDGWWIEGHIEGVTGWSIGDANENDSAAEANSLYDKLENVILPLYYQSPDGFAQVMGSSIALNGSFFNTQRMVSQYLRNAYGPVSR, encoded by the coding sequence ATGGACAACCCCGACTTGAGAACCATCGCTTATTTTTCCATGGACGTCGCCGTCGACTCCGCGATCCCGACCTATAGCGGCGGCTTGGGCATTCTCGCGGGAGACATGCTGCGTTCCTCTGCCGATCTCGGCGTCCCGTTAATCGGCGTTTCGCTGCTCCATCGCAAAGGATATTTCGAGCAGCGGCTTGACGCTCAAGGCAACCAACAAGAGAGCCCGTCGAAATGGTCGCCGGAAAAATTTCTTGAAGAGTTGGCGCCGCAGGTCAGCATCGCCATCGAAGGTCGCGATGTGCGCGTGCGCGCCTGGCAATATCTGTTTTGCGGCACCAAAGGATCCACCGTGCCGTTGTTGTTCTTGGACACCGATCTCGATGCCAACGACCCGCACGACCGCGTGCTCACCGATCATCTCTACGGCGGCGATGAGCGCTATCGTTTGTGCCAGGAGGTGTTGTTAGGGATCGGCGGCGTGGCGATGTTGCGGGCGCTTGGCTATAACCGCCTCCATTCTTTTCACATGAACGAAGGCCATTCGGCGCTGATCACGTTGGCACTCTTGGAAGAACAAGCGGGTCATGGACGCGCCCGCGGCTTCAGTGAAACCGACATTCAAGCGGTGCGCCGCCAGTGCGTGTTTACGACCCATACGCCGGTACCCGCCGGCCACGATCGCTTTCACAGCGAGCTGGCAACCAAAGTGCTGGGCGAGCACCGGTCCACGGCCTTGCGCCAAATGGGTGTAATGAATGGCGAGTTGAACATGACCGAGCTCGCGCTCCACTTGTCTGGTTTCGTTAACGGCGTTTCGATGCGCCACGGCCAAGTGTCGCGCGGCATGTTCCCCAACTACGAGATTGATGCGATTACCAACGGCGTGCACGCCACCGCGTGGACCTCGAAACCATTCGCCGATCTTTTCGACGAGATGATGCCCGACTGGCGCAGCGACAATTGTTATCTGCGCTACGCAGTGGGCATAGCGCCGGCGAAGATCCGCCAAGCCCATGCTCAAGCCAAAAGAGATTTATTGCAGCAGGTACGCTGGCTCACCGGCACCCAGCTCGACGAATCTATTTTCACCATCGGTTTCGCGCGCCGCGCCACCGGCTACAAACGCGGCGATTTGCTGTTCACCGACTTAGAGCGACTCAAAGGCATCGCGCGCCGCGCCGGCGGTTTGCAGTTGATTTACGCGGGCAAAGCCCACCCGCGCGACGATGGCGGCAAAGCGATCATTCGGCGCATCTTCGAAGCCGCCGCAGAGCTCGCCAATGACGTGCGCGTGGTTTATCTGGAAAACTATGACATGGCGCTCGGCAAGCTGATCTGTTCCGGGGTCGATGTTTGGCTCAACACGCCGCTTCGTCCGCAAGAGGCTTCCGGCACCAGCGGCATGAAAGCGGCGCTCAACGGCGTGCCAAGTTTTAGCGTGCTCGACGGCTGGTGGATTGAAGGCCACATCGAAGGCGTAACCGGCTGGTCCATCGGCGACGCCAATGAAAACGATTCCGCCGCCGAAGCAAACTCGCTCTACGACAAACTAGAGAACGTCATCCTACCGCTCTACTACCAATCGCCCGATGGCTTTGCCCAAGTGATGGGCTCGTCGATTGCGCTAAACGGCTCGTTCTTCAACACCCAGCGCATGGTCTCGCAGTATCTGCGCAACGCCTACGGCCCGGTCAGCCGCTAG
- the mltG gene encoding endolytic transglycosylase MltG: protein MGQGQYLYQLILPFAKRRSAVKGILIALGCIVAAAALSFGALAAHIHYSTPTPSDTVREIHVEPGDSFSTVARKLSEQQIIVNRQLFSLWARFTGADKKLHLGFYRFETPTPAAQVLDRIVTGKGTLLSVTIPEGLTIVEIAELLAKAGFADKEKFIAATQEPELLAQLNLQGKSLEGYLFPSAYYFAPRTSERRIVAVLVGQFRRASRPLFEKVDESIKMTPHEIVTLASIIEKETGVEAERTLVAAVFHNRLKRGMPLQSDPTVIYGIKDFNGNLTRKDLQEYTPYNTYRIAALPPGPICNPGVASIKAALSPADDPALYFVSKNDGTHQFSADLASHNQAVRTYQILRNAAPAAKTSARAR from the coding sequence CTGGGCCAAGGTCAATATCTCTACCAATTGATCTTGCCGTTTGCGAAACGTAGATCCGCTGTGAAAGGTATTCTCATCGCGCTTGGTTGCATCGTCGCGGCGGCGGCCCTCTCGTTCGGCGCCTTGGCCGCGCACATTCACTATTCCACGCCGACGCCCAGTGACACCGTGAGAGAAATTCACGTCGAGCCAGGCGACTCATTTTCCACGGTGGCGCGCAAGCTGAGCGAACAGCAGATCATCGTCAATCGCCAGCTATTCTCACTCTGGGCGCGGTTCACCGGCGCCGACAAAAAATTGCATTTAGGCTTCTATCGCTTCGAAACCCCAACTCCCGCCGCCCAGGTTCTCGATCGGATCGTCACCGGCAAAGGAACTTTGCTGAGCGTCACCATCCCTGAGGGTCTGACCATCGTCGAGATCGCCGAGCTGCTCGCCAAAGCCGGCTTCGCCGACAAAGAAAAATTTATCGCCGCCACCCAAGAACCGGAACTATTGGCGCAGCTCAATCTCCAAGGTAAGTCCCTCGAGGGCTATTTATTTCCGAGCGCGTATTATTTCGCGCCCCGCACTTCCGAGCGCAGGATCGTTGCGGTTTTGGTGGGGCAGTTTCGCCGCGCGTCGCGGCCGCTGTTCGAAAAAGTCGATGAGAGCATCAAGATGACGCCCCATGAGATTGTCACGCTGGCCTCGATCATCGAAAAAGAGACCGGGGTCGAAGCCGAGCGGACCTTGGTTGCCGCTGTTTTTCACAATCGCCTCAAGCGCGGCATGCCACTGCAAAGTGACCCAACGGTCATCTACGGCATCAAAGACTTCAACGGCAATCTGACGCGCAAAGACTTACAGGAGTACACGCCCTACAATACCTATCGTATCGCCGCGCTACCGCCGGGTCCCATCTGCAACCCGGGCGTGGCGTCGATCAAGGCGGCGTTGTCTCCGGCCGACGATCCCGCGCTTTACTTTGTTTCGAAAAACGACGGCACGCATCAATTCTCAGCCGATTTGGCCTCCCACAACCAGGCCGTGCGCACCTATCAGATTCTGCGCAATGCCGCGCCTGCGGCCAAAACCTCAGCCCGCGCGCGCTAG
- a CDS encoding trypsin-like peptidase domain-containing protein yields the protein MTTIGRALFGAVLLTASLAANCGAAEFSALADTIEKVKPSVVAVGTFQKTRRPPAVFRGTGFVIGKGLHVVTNAHVLPEKVDADKREFVAIFTGKGQTPDIREATKVAEDLDYDLAVLRISGEPLTALKLGDSTRVREGEYYALTGFPIGMVLGLHAVTHRAMIAAITPIAIPQLSAQQIDKKVLARLIAPYNIFQLDATAYPGNSGSPLYDIQSGQVIGIVNKVFVQSSRESAIEKPSGISYAIQISHLKDLLKKAGVE from the coding sequence ATGACGACAATCGGCAGAGCTTTATTTGGCGCGGTCTTGTTGACGGCGAGCCTGGCGGCAAATTGCGGCGCCGCTGAGTTCAGCGCGCTCGCCGACACCATTGAAAAAGTGAAGCCCTCCGTTGTCGCCGTCGGCACGTTTCAGAAAACCCGCCGACCGCCGGCAGTATTTCGCGGCACCGGTTTTGTGATCGGCAAAGGGCTCCACGTCGTGACGAACGCCCACGTGCTCCCAGAAAAGGTCGACGCTGACAAGCGAGAGTTTGTGGCGATTTTCACCGGCAAGGGGCAAACCCCCGACATTCGTGAGGCCACCAAAGTCGCCGAAGATTTGGACTACGATTTAGCCGTCTTAAGAATCAGCGGCGAACCTTTGACGGCACTCAAGCTAGGCGACTCGACGCGCGTGCGCGAGGGCGAGTATTACGCGCTCACCGGCTTTCCCATTGGCATGGTGCTCGGGCTCCATGCCGTGACCCACAGGGCCATGATCGCCGCCATCACACCGATCGCGATTCCGCAGCTATCGGCACAACAGATCGACAAGAAAGTGTTGGCTCGTTTGATCGCGCCCTACAATATCTTCCAACTCGACGCCACGGCGTATCCTGGCAACAGCGGCAGCCCGCTTTATGACATCCAAAGCGGCCAAGTCATCGGCATCGTCAATAAGGTCTTCGTGCAATCGAGCCGAGAGTCCGCCATCGAGAAACCCAGCGGGATTTCCTACGCGATCCAAATCAGTCATTTGAAAGATTTATTGAAGAAGGCCGGCGTAGAATAA